A region of the Gouania willdenowi chromosome 1, fGouWil2.1, whole genome shotgun sequence genome:
GGTTCAGGTGCTAGGTTATTGATACATCTGAATGTTAGTTTTAAAGCTTAGCAACTTGTGCTTCTCCAGAATAATGCAGTGATAGTAGCtgattgttattttgttttgttttttgtccatCAGACAAATATGTCATAAATTTTGGATCTAGAGACCCTTAACTTAATGCTCTAGGTGTAAACAAAGCACAGTGAACCTAAACTGTTCTTTGTGAAGTGGTGCAAACATgcttcttttatttgtttattttttagcctGTGGCACTATCTGAGTGGATATTTATAGTTAGTGACACTACCTTCAACATTTGAAGGGCCACAGCCTGTTAATGTGTAAACCCACAGGGAGGGTAGTaatggtggggggtggggggtcagTTTTGAGCTATCTGCCATGATGTGGACTTGACAGGGACAGAGGGGAGAGCAGGGGAGCAGACAGACTACAGCCACACTGTCTCTGTACTACAACAACACATCCAAACAAGGCAGACTTAATAAACAAGGACAAGCAGCACCTGCACAGACTGCTGGACAATAAACAAGTCTGTCCGCACAGACACACAATGGCGCTTAGCCTACTATTGCTTCACACTGGCTAGCATTTCTCTTGTGACAACAGCCTAAATAACACCCCAGCACAGCTCACCTTGGTGAAACGGAGCCACTCTGTGCTTCATTCAGTCACTACTCCGTCAGTGCACGGCCGTCTACTTCTCTGCACTGGTGTAACTGCTGTGCCTGCTGCTGGTTTCCAGTCCTCTGCTCGACCGGATGACACAGTAATACTCTTGATATCGCCACTTCCTTCAAAAACACGCCCGCGTTTGCTTATGGGTAGTGTAGTTCTTAGAGGAGACGCACGTAAATCATGCTAGGTACATGTCATTGTGTGTACAAAGACTAAGTGAAGGTTCATTAAATTATGTGGTGATTTTTGCTACAATGTCATATAAATCACTATATTTGTCAGAAGTTGGTTGACAGCATCATAACTATCGTATTTTGGACGATTGGGTTAGCACGTAGCTAACAACATGTCTAAAGAAGCTAGTTTCTTTCTGGAATAAAGACGACTcacgttatttatttatttatttatttatttattatgtataaTAAGTATAAGTTACCAACTTACGAACAGAAATTATTAACTTGATgaggaagcaaaaaaaacaaactataaaaGTGTTTATATGCGCATTTGCACTTTGTAATATTAACACTAgtcattatttaaattaaattaaattaaattaattattcaattattattattattattattagcactagtagtagtagttgtagtagtagtagtagtttgatcactatttattatataatatttatgtttattatctATTCACGTATAATCTTGCAGATTGAAATAATGTCACTAAAAtgaacattaaacacaaaacaagtcaTGTACAAGTTTTGAAATGTtcaaagtaaataaattaatctTGACCCGATTCATCAtccacaattattattaatattattataataataataataataataataataataataataatacattaattttgtgtttatttttctggtttgttcttgtttttttcacaccatccaccgagtaaaattccttgtattgtctaaaaactccacttggcaaaaaaaaaaaaaaaaaaaaaaatgattcttaTTGTGAACATACAAATCCGAAACCAACTTCAGTAGCTCCTTCCTGTTCAGTAGCTCCTATGTAGAGTGTTATAGCGTGTGTGTGACTGACAGTGTGATGTTATGCCTAATAATGACCTCTCCTTACTTCGTGCACAGCAGCTCTGTGATCACACGGAGTAAACCTGCAGCTTCTCTCCGGGATAAACTCACCAATCAGCGGAGAATGAACAACGATCCTTCCATGAATGTGGAGGTGAAACATGAGTTGAATGAGGCTGAAATATCAGTGGAAAGACCCTCCACTGCTGGTAAGCTACAAGTGTTCCTGTGAGAGCATCCTCTGAGCAGAAATAATAACATTACTGTGCCCCAATGTGCACTtctattatgtaaattatatgtGTTAGGAACATAAAATACTATCCAAGCAAAAACAGATAGATATCAGTCTCAGTAGTTTCCACTTCAcaattccttgattttgtgactcattttttgtgtcattttgggcAATTTTGTGAGAGGGTTTGTTAGAAattgcaggttttttttctgttttcgtGTAATAAAAGCACTGAGAAATATTGAGACCCTGCTACTACTTTAGAGTtggatttatttaatgaatttaaaGGGACTGAGCAGTCtacatgtgcatttttgtaatatacacaagaatgtaagaaaaaaatcgattctccgatatatcgtgatatttcatGGCGAGGTTATCGtatcagtctaaaaaaaaatgtccaaaatcgattttttttttttaaatcatgtttttcaatgaaaaaaacatttttaagaattgAAGAACTTCAGAATCTGAATTCCTAACAGAAtctgaatctgttgtagaaacagattaagttaaactttttggaaaaatgtaatttgacagtttgataaacatgacacttgttttaccatttacttgttcttgcaactttcaaaaaaatgaaataaattgtatttcataccattttgtacttgtaaaagtgaaatttgtaattattgatatagtgatatatcgtatcgtgacatgcaaatactgaatcgtatcgtattgtcaggttcatggcaatgcacacccctaatacacaatgatttttaatcatatttactttcacctgcaggccaaattggacgCTCtgaaagggccggatttggcccacgAGCCCTGGGTATGACACATGCTCTAATGGATCATGATTATTAAGATTATATTTATGCTGTTACATttacatacatatttatttCACCAAAAATCACAGGCAAACAGGTGGATGTGGATCAACAAACTGCTGGGAAACATCTATTTACTCACTGCAGTGAATCATTTGTCTATGAGAATTAGGGTACTGAGTCCTATGAATCACCCTCTATGGGTGGGAGTCTGTAGGCACCCCACAATTTGACCATTTGATCATGATTATAGGGAATAGGATTCGATTATGAATCGATAATCAATGCATTGTGACGCATCTTAAGTCTATGCATCTCGATGGACATTTCCACTGTTTAGTTAGAACTGCATGGTAAAGTGCCAACTTAGCAGCATCATTCattgaatatatataatatatatattgtgtgtgtatatatatatatatatatatatacacaataaaaaaacacttaacaaaaatgcattttcttaATCATTTAATATCAAATAAgtcttcatcactttttcttataAGGTATTACACTCAGGGCAGGAAAAGCCCAATAAATACAGTCGTTAATAGAAACAAAGAATGATGACAAGTAAATCTGTaaacatttttgtatctttAGGTATAGTTTGGTCTTGTTTGTCATGTCATGCAGTAACTTTACCTTAATCTGCTACATTAGGACATCCCTACAGTCTGCATGTGCCAAATGGTCCTAGATGTTGCCTCTGCCttcaaaattacttcaaacTCAAACTTTAAAGATGACAAATCAAAATGAAggttaaattacagaaaaaagtggaataaatccacacacaaaaaaaaaatcttagatAAAGAAAGTTATCACATAAAACTTGATTTAAATCCATTGGTATGAcataaattgtgtttaattgctgttgtcttgtttttcccGCTCTGTCCTCTCTATTAGACTGCAGTGATGAATGCCGTTCCACAGTTCAACCAAAAACAGAAGCTTTACCGCAGCATCCACAGACTCGCAGAAGACGACAGGTGAAGGTAGAGTATGATAATGAGGATAACAGCCATTCAACATCAAAGACAGAGTGTTGGGAACCGCTCGACTGGAGGAAACAGTTAGGATTTATTAGGGAAATGAGAAGCGGCCGCAACGCACCCGTTGACAACATGGGAGCAGAGAGATGCTACGACACGGAGGCTCCTGCACATGTGGGTTTgattcgattaaaaaaaaaaaaaaactctgcatATTTTTGCACATCTGTCGATTACTTCCTTGGCCTTTGTTTTTTCTCAGGTGAGACGTTACCAGGTGTTGGTGTCCCTCATGCTGTCCAGTCAGACAAAGGACCAGGTGACAGCAGCTGCAATGAAGAGACTACGAGCTCATGGCTGCACCGTTGAAAACATACTTTCCACTGATGATGAAAAACTGGGGAAGCTTATTTATCCTGTGGGCTTCTGGAGGGTAATGCTTTCTGAAATGTATTTATGGAAAGCCCCTTGAGAGGCaacatctcgttttcgaggGGGACCAAGAACATGcaaatgacaaaacatcaaTACAGAGAAAAAGACAATTTTGCTCACAACCCACATCTCAgggtaaatatatacatatagatctACACATAAGTGTTTACAGTATATAGATCCACATACATCATACAACCAAATACAGCagacatatacatacatacccATAGCATAGCTTTACACACATAGGCACACATATGGCACACAAatatcatatatatacatagacatAGCTATATAACACACatctatagttttgtttttccctTCTCCTTCTTTCAATTGACTGTGTTGaggtaaagaaaacaaaaaaaacaaagacaggaACAAACAATTTGTCATAAAAACATTGACTGTCTGcttttaaaggggcagtattatgaaaaaaatcacttaataatggttttgctacagtgatatacatccctttagcctcattcagagggtcaaagttgaaaaagttctgtttcctccctcccttgttattccacattttgtaaaaaaaaatccactctAAACGGGGAGTTGGATTTTTCTACTACTTGACGTCACatagtggaaactcctcctcctgaaaatcctggctcctcctcccctATAGCAATGTGAGctaacaatatatattatactttattgtcatatatgtaaagctacatacacaaaatgtgttctctccatttaacccctccctgaggagcactGGGCAGCTACGGTGTAGCACCctgggagcagttccatttttagtgcCCGTTACATCGCCTCatatcacctttgacttgatctgacgtgtttgtgacacaaggcGAGGctgcggttggacaaaacaaatgattatcaccttaaatgcactattcccgTAGTTAAtggagatgaggaggagaataaagggacttagcagcttaacactccggtgagtgtttgaagcagctgaatgaATGCCTCTTTATAGATGGGAGGAACAGTAAAAGTTAAGTAACGAGAGTGTCTCAATTGATAAGTcgaggaaaatttaaaaaaaaaaaaaagtcaaatatggTGGTAAAggtaaaatgaatacatttaaaaataaattaaaactgaaCCAGAGTTCACAATGATGAGTTCTGTATgggcattttaaaatgaatctaCACAAAGAGTTAAACAAAACATTAAGAGAATTTAGATGGATGTTATATGTATTTTGATAAACTACATCTGCATATAGTCAATTACAGGTAGAATAATCTgagaaattattttcttaataaAGGACATTACAGGCTCTTTACTGTcatagtttgtttttcaatttccatTGAACTTGATGCCtgtttttctacctttttaGAGAAAAGTGAATTATCTGAAGCTCACAACTGCCATGCTGCAGAAGGACTTTGGAGGTGACATCCCCAACAGTGTTGAAGGGCTGGTTCGTCTCCCTGGAGTTGGACCCAAAATGGCTCATTTGGCCATGGACATCGCCTGGGACCAGGTGTCCGGCATCGGTAAATAACTCGTTCTTCCTTCAGTCGGCCAAGTCCTCCTTAACCTGATTGTGGTTATGAGGGGCTGGATCCCCACACAAGGGATCACATAAGCTAATACACAAGGACAGAAAATCACAGCCATGCATCATCGCTGCTCAATAACCTGCCCTGACCTCAAACTCAGCAAATATTTGGACAAAttatttctaataaaatgtAGTCTTCAATTTAGTAGGTGTACTATTATattttggcctgatggtggagCTATAGCATCAGCTTTCTTAAAATAATTTCGTTTTTACAAACTTTTAACATCAACTCATCCATTAACAATCGTTATAATTCAAAGCACAAAATACCTGGCAAATAAAGTTAAGTCCTTATTAGCCTGGTTGGTATATGACTAATAAAAAGTAATGAGTTCAGTAGCCAAACGGTTTtgtatttatcatgtttttaaaactttgcAGCATGTGAACAAAGTTTGACAATCCTCTCAAACTGATAAAACTGAACTTTAGATTGTGGTTAAAGTTAATATTCAGTATTAGTTTTAAGtgttgagctaaaaaaaaatacaaaataaaaaacaatgagatTTGggataatatgttaaggtttcatttattcagacaactttttttccacGTAATTTATGTAGAAATTTACGTAAAAATGTACGTAGAAATTTACTTTGGCAGGGGTCGTGGCTGGGCTAAGAGAAGTCTGAAGTCTGCCatgcccagaaagaactcataaggccACATGAAagtgatcagtagatgcctctgaggaagactgacagttggcagtcaaaaaaTGTCAGGATAT
Encoded here:
- the LOC114459194 gene encoding endonuclease III-like protein 1, which produces MTSPYFVHSSSVITRSKPAASLRDKLTNQRRMNNDPSMNVEVKHELNEAEISVERPSTAGQIGRSERAGFGPRALDCSDECRSTVQPKTEALPQHPQTRRRRQVKVEYDNEDNSHSTSKTECWEPLDWRKQLGFIREMRSGRNAPVDNMGAERCYDTEAPAHVRRYQVLVSLMLSSQTKDQVTAAAMKRLRAHGCTVENILSTDDEKLGKLIYPVGFWRRKVNYLKLTTAMLQKDFGGDIPNSVEGLVRLPGVGPKMAHLAMDIAWDQVSGIGVDTHVHRISNRLGWLKKQSKNPEETRKALEEWLPREHWSEINWLLVGFGQQLCLPVNPLCSMCLNQHSCPSAHRSSPAKRPKAGSPPSPSPKSSFAIKSEQSGAAPADAGQV